The DNA region GATGTTGGGGTTTGCTCGGCAGGCTTCACCACGCAGCAATTACCGGCAGCAAGCGCGGGCGCAATTTTCCAGGTAGCCATCAGCAGCGGAAAATTCCATGGGATGATCTGTCCTACTACGCCCAATGGTTCATTTAAACAAATACTTACGGTATATTCATCATGCTCGGAAATCCCGCCTTCTTCGGCACGAATTACACCGGCGAAATAACGAAAATGATCAATCACCAGCGGCAAGTCGGCAGCGCGACATTCACGAATGGCCTTTCCGTTATCAATGCACTCTACAACGGCCAAAAACTCCAGGTTGGCTTCAATAACATCGGCTATCTTATTTAATAAAGAGGCCCGGTGTGCGGCCGAAGTTTTGCCCCATGCCGGGAATGCGGCATGAGCGGCATCCAGAGCCAGTTCAACATCTTCCTTTCCTGATCGTGCCGCTTTGGTGAATACTTTGCCATCGATAGGCGAAACGTTATCAAAATATTCGCCTTTAACCGGCGGGACAAATTTTCCGCCGATAAAATTGTCGTATTTATCCTTGAAGGATGGTTTAGAAACAGCGCTCATAATTTTTATGGTTTTTTTGGTAACACTAATGTAGAGCTACCTCACCGTAAGGCATTTGCATTATGCTCTCAAAAGGTAGCACAATGGTCGCATTTTTTGCACCCACTTGTTAATCATGATAAGTATACCTAATTTGGTATAAATTATAAATGGCTATGAATAACAAAACCCTGTTATCTCCACTAAGCCTCTCACACGGAAAAGAACTGAATACCCTGGTTGAAAACCGCAAGGCTTATACCATGAACCATTGCGAACTCAACGTTTTTGAAACTTTTGAGCGCAGCGAACTGGTGCCCTTAACTTTTAGCGACCTGGTAATAACAAGCATGCTGCGCGGCAAAAAGGTGATGCACCTGTTTGATAAACCGGGGTTTGATTACCTCCCCGGTGAAACCGTTATAGTACCGCCAAATATTACGATGAAAATTGATTTCCCGGAGGCTACTATCAACCAGCCATCACAGTGCACCGCTTTGGCTATTAACCACCAGGAAATTACCAATACGCTTGATTTTTTAAATGAGAATTACCCGAGGGAAGATAAACGGGTATGGCAGCTGAATTATAACCAGTTCCACTTTTTTAATAATTATGAGCTGGCCCAGCTTATTAACAAACTTATCCGCATCAGTACCGGCGACGCATTGACTAAAGATGTGCTGGCTAATCTCACTTTAAAAGAGTTGTTGATCCGCATTATGCAGATGCAAAACCTTAACGAGATCAGCGATAACCTGCACGAGCTATCAAGCAGTAGCCGATTTGCCTACGTACTGGAATACATTAGGGTGCATTTAAGCGATAAGCTTAATATTGATGCCCTGAGCCAGATGGCCTTCATGAGCAAAGCCAGCTTTTTCCGGGCGTTCAGGCACGAGCTGGGAATTTCGCCGGTTGACTATATCATTAAAGAGCGCCTCCAATTAGCCAAGCAGCTCATGAACAATCCGCATAACAGTATCTCTGAAGCCTGTTTTAAAGCCGGGTTCAATAACCTTAACTACTTTAGCCGGGCATTTAAGAAGATAGAGGGCATTACGCCAAGTTATTACAAGGCCAGGCTGCGGGGTGGGCATTTGAATTAAAAATGTAAATAGACAACAAAAAACATCTCATATGTTTGCTAAACTAAACGCATGAGATGTCTTTTTATCCGATGATTTACCTTTCGGGATGTTTATGCCGATCTGCGGCTATTACTGATCAATGCTGATTCATAAACAGTGCTGATGATGTCTTCGGCAGAAAAAGTGCCCAGGAAATCCCAGTCGATATGGCTGTAGATAACCTGTTTTGATGGTTCAATAATATAAGTGGCCAATAACGGCGCGTTTTCGTCAATGCCTGAAAACCTGTCCCACACCGGGTAATCATCAGAATACACCCTGAATTGCTGTGCTATTTCTTTACCAGCATCGTGATAAAAATTAAGGGTGAGGCTTTGTTCCCATGCCCATTTTTCAAGATCTTCGGTGTGCTCGTCACTAATGATAAGCAGGTTGCCGCCGCTTGCCTTAACCTCATGCTGCAAATTATTCAGTTGTTTAAGCTGCGCCAGACCTTGCTGCCCCCAATGGCGCGAATAAAAAGAAATAACCAGCGGCTTATTCAATAAATTCCTTTGCGAAATAGGGCCATGTGTTTCGGCACCATTGTAAAATTGCTGCCAGCGGCTATAATCGTTACTTAACTTAAATTCAGGGACCAAATTGCCCGCTTTTACGGGATGTAATGATTTCAGTTTACGAAACTTAAGATCGGGTTCGGCAACAACTTCAAGCAGATCGAAAAAAGGATATTTATTATTATTTGTGGTTTGCATTTTAAAATAGATTTATGATGTTATGGATAATGTTTTAAGGTAATTGTAGTTGAGCTTCATTGTTCAACAACAACGGCATAATCCATAAATTACCCGGTAACGCATGAGCAAGCCCGGCGGGGTGGCGCTGCTTAATTGTTCATTGCTGGATGTGTTCATAAAAATATATTAATTGAGGTCAGTAAATTTAAAGGTGCGTAACAACTTATCTTGTAGTGGAGAGAATTTCAACAACAGCAACACATGGGCATGTACACCATGCCCCGGTTTTCGGCTGGTATATGTTTGTTGCTGGTGGTTAAACTGTTGCCCGTCATCTGTTTTTGAATGTTACACGACAAATATACTATAATATCTATAAACTTAGTAGAATTTATTGAAAAATATTTCGCTGTTCTTTTTAACGTCAAAATTCCTTTTCTCCGCAGGCATTTTATATCGGCTAACATTCAATGCTCTTGCCTTTCTAAAAACAAAACCTTGTAATTTGCGTTCCGTATAACCAATAAATTAACTATGCAGAACAGGTTGAAACCGCAATATATTATCGTATTTGTTTTAAGTGTTTTAATCTTCTCCAACTGCAAAAACAACAGCAAAAAACATTACATTTATAAAGCTGATTCCCTAAAAAAGAAAATGGCTAAAGAGTGGACAAAAACCATTCCTGGTAACTTTAGTGATCAAACTGAAGTTGTATTTGACAGTACCCGCATCGTCACATTTCTTCAAAGCCATCCCGCTTTGGCTCTCTATGAGCAGGATCTGCGGAGTTTTTACCGTAAGCGTAAATTTGCCTATGCATGGTACGAAAAAGGTACTTTAATTGAACAGGCCGGTAACCTGAACGACAGGCTGATGAACCTGCAAAACGAAGGCATATATAAAGGTATCCCCTATCAAAAAGATTTAGACTCACTGATATTTGACAATCATTCAAAAACAAGGGTCAAAAAACCTGATATCGGCACCGAGTTAATGCTCACTGCCCAATATTTCGCGTTTTCAAAGCTGGCTTTCCGGGGTATGAGCGATTCGGTTAGCCGTTCGGTAAACTGGTTCCTGCCGCGTAAAAAGATAGCATATGATGATTACCTGGATACGCTCTTAAAAAAAACTTCGAAACAAACCCCTGCTATAAGCGAGCCGGTATACCGCCAGTACGACCTGCTAAAAAGTTTCCTGGCCAAATACCGTCAGCTCGATGCCCATGAGAACTGGGAACCAATTATTATCAGCAAAAAACTCAAACCCGGAGACTCGTCCGCCGTAGTTGCCCGCATAAAAGCCCGCCTATATAAACTGGAAGATTTTAAAGGCGATACGCTCAACAATAAGTTTGATGACGAGTTCAAAGCAGCCATAACCCAATTCCAGCTCAGGCACGGCCTTAGCGCCGATGGCTTGCCCGGCCCCGGAACTATTGCCGAAATGAATGTACCGCTCAAATCACGGATCAAACAGATCATTGTGAACATGGAGCGCTGCCGCTGGCTGCCTGTAAGTTTAACTACCGACTATCTCGCCGTAAATATCCCCGAATTTAAACTGCATGTTTATCATGCTGATAGCTTATTATGGAGCTGCAATGTGGTAGTGGGGCAAAAAGTGCATCAAACAGTAATATTCTACGGCGAAATGCAGTATGTGGTATTCAGCCCTTACTGGAACCTGCCCGAAAGTATTGTGCGCAATGAAGTGTTGCCGGCCATGAGCAGCAACCCCAATTATCTTAACGAGCATAATATGGTCATTACCGGCCGGGAAAACGGGCTTCCCGTAATTCAGCAAAAACCCGGACCGGCAAACTCATTGGGGCTGGTAAAATTCCTGTTCCCCAATAGTTACAGTATCTATTTGCACGATACTCCTTCAAGGTCGTTGTTTGGCGAATCGTCTCGGGCGTTTAGCCACGGCTGTATCCGCGTTGGCGAACCGGTAAAACTGGCTTCATTTCTTTTAAAATACGACAGCACCTGGACAACCTCCCGCATTAATAAGGCCATGCACCTGGGTAAAGAACAGCAGGTTACACTCAAACAAAAGATGCCTGTATTTATCGCCTATTTTACCGCCTTTACCGACAGAAATAATCTTCTCAATTTTCGCAAAGATATTTATGACCGCGATGAGCAGCTTGCATCCATGATCATGTCAGGCAGCGGGCAATATTAATGTTAAGTTAATAGTACTAAGTCTCAAGTAAAAAGTTAAGTTTATTGTTTTTTGACTTAGAACTTAAGACTAATGACTATCCGTCGTTACATGATTAATATCACGCCGCCCTCTATCTCCCTCTTTTCTCCTTATGCAGTTTAAAATACCGGTAACTAATAATTCCAAAATATTTTTCACGGGTTTGTAGGCAATCGTTAAAATTTAATTGTCCTCACTTTAAATCACCATAGTGCGCCCCTACAAAGGATGCTTTTCCTTTAGCACGGTGACCATTAACCAAACTATATGACATTATTAATAAACCCAGGAAAACTGATGCCTATGTAAAAAAAGCTTACTCTCCCCGCTACAGGCGATAATTACCCGGAGGGAATTACTGCCCCGAAAAAGATTTTTGAATGTTTATAACTGCGTTGTGCTTCCAGGGCGCTTCGCTATTAACTCCCTTTAAATTCAATAAAATATGAAATTTTTCAAACACCCGGTGGGTGTACACAGGCCATGGGTATCAAAATCCCTCAACCTGTGTAAATTTGCCCTTGCAGGTATGGTGCTCTTGAATATGCAGGCTTCGGCTGCTGAAGCGCCAAAAGCAAATGCCAAATCAAACTATAATTTTAACTTAAACTTCGCTAAACTTACCGGTAAGGTTGTTGACGAAAAAGGCGAACCCCTCGTAGGCGTAAGCATCAGGATCAAAGGCACCACCACAGGTACACAAACCGATGCCAATGGTAATTTCACACTTGATGTTCAACCAAACACCGTATTAACAGTAAGCTACATCGGCTATGCTACCAAAGATGTAGCAGTGGGAGGTAAATCAACAATCACAATTACACTAAGCGCCAACACCAACTTAAATGAAGTTGTAGTAACGGCCTTAGGTATTAAAAAAGAACAGAAAAAATTAGGTTATTCTGTATCAACAGTTAAAGGCGATTTGCTTGATAAAGCTAAAGAAACAAACGTTGCCTACTCATTAGAAGGTCGCGTAGCGGGCTTAAGTATAAGTGGTGTAAGCGGTGGTCCTGGTTCTTCAGCACGTATCTTACTACGTGGTGTAACCAGTGGTTCGGCCGGTTCTCCATTATTTGTTATCAACGGTGTACCAATGGATAACTCATCACGTGGTACATCGGGCGAATGGGGTGGTGCTGATTATGGCGACGGTATTTCCAATATCAATCCAGACGACGTTGAAACAATCACTGTACTGAAAGGCCAATCGGCGTCAGCGCTATATGGTGCTCGTGCATCAAACGGTGTAATTTTGATTACCACCAAAGGCGGTAAAAAAAATTCGGGTTTTGGTGTTGAAGTTAACAGCAATACGCAGTTCGATAAACCAATTAACTACGAAGATTTCCAAACCCAATATGGCCAGGGTGAACACGGTATAAGGCCTGCCAATGTGGCAAGTGCTATATCAACCGGCAACTTAGGCTGGGGCGAGAAACTGGACGGTAAACCAACTATCCAGTTTGATGGTAAAATGTACCCGTACTCAAACAAAAGCAACTATCTTGACTTTTACCGCACAGGCAGCACCTTCACCAATACCGTATCATTTGACGGCGGTAACGAAACCGGCGCTTTCAGGTTATCATTATCTGACCTACATGCCAATTCGATTGTGCCAAATAGTACTTTAGACAGGAAAACCTTCAACTTAAATGCTAACCAAAACGTTACCGATAAGTTGAACATTGCTGTTGTTGCTAACTATTTGGTTGAAAACTCGAAAAACAGGCCAAGCTTAAGTGATGGCCCGGGTAACCCTAACAACGTATTGTTCCTTGCCGCTAACGAAGATCAGGCTGCTTTAAAGCCTGGCACAACAGCTACAGGAGCTGAGCAACAGTGGAACAATGATATTTATGTTACCAATCCTTACTTTGCCGCAAATAACTTCATCAATAACACCGGCAGGAAACGTTTAATTTCGTCATTAACTGCCCGTTACGACTTCACTAAGTGGATTTATTTGCAAGCACGTATTGGTTACGATAACATCAATGACAGCCGCTTTAAAGTAACTCCTACCGGTACAGCTTACTCAAGCAA from Mucilaginibacter sp. SJ includes:
- a CDS encoding AraC family transcriptional regulator, with translation MNNKTLLSPLSLSHGKELNTLVENRKAYTMNHCELNVFETFERSELVPLTFSDLVITSMLRGKKVMHLFDKPGFDYLPGETVIVPPNITMKIDFPEATINQPSQCTALAINHQEITNTLDFLNENYPREDKRVWQLNYNQFHFFNNYELAQLINKLIRISTGDALTKDVLANLTLKELLIRIMQMQNLNEISDNLHELSSSSRFAYVLEYIRVHLSDKLNIDALSQMAFMSKASFFRAFRHELGISPVDYIIKERLQLAKQLMNNPHNSISEACFKAGFNNLNYFSRAFKKIEGITPSYYKARLRGGHLN
- a CDS encoding redoxin domain-containing protein; this encodes MQTTNNNKYPFFDLLEVVAEPDLKFRKLKSLHPVKAGNLVPEFKLSNDYSRWQQFYNGAETHGPISQRNLLNKPLVISFYSRHWGQQGLAQLKQLNNLQHEVKASGGNLLIISDEHTEDLEKWAWEQSLTLNFYHDAGKEIAQQFRVYSDDYPVWDRFSGIDENAPLLATYIIEPSKQVIYSHIDWDFLGTFSAEDIISTVYESALISNSRRSA
- a CDS encoding L,D-transpeptidase family protein — protein: MQNRLKPQYIIVFVLSVLIFSNCKNNSKKHYIYKADSLKKKMAKEWTKTIPGNFSDQTEVVFDSTRIVTFLQSHPALALYEQDLRSFYRKRKFAYAWYEKGTLIEQAGNLNDRLMNLQNEGIYKGIPYQKDLDSLIFDNHSKTRVKKPDIGTELMLTAQYFAFSKLAFRGMSDSVSRSVNWFLPRKKIAYDDYLDTLLKKTSKQTPAISEPVYRQYDLLKSFLAKYRQLDAHENWEPIIISKKLKPGDSSAVVARIKARLYKLEDFKGDTLNNKFDDEFKAAITQFQLRHGLSADGLPGPGTIAEMNVPLKSRIKQIIVNMERCRWLPVSLTTDYLAVNIPEFKLHVYHADSLLWSCNVVVGQKVHQTVIFYGEMQYVVFSPYWNLPESIVRNEVLPAMSSNPNYLNEHNMVITGRENGLPVIQQKPGPANSLGLVKFLFPNSYSIYLHDTPSRSLFGESSRAFSHGCIRVGEPVKLASFLLKYDSTWTTSRINKAMHLGKEQQVTLKQKMPVFIAYFTAFTDRNNLLNFRKDIYDRDEQLASMIMSGSGQY
- a CDS encoding SusC/RagA family TonB-linked outer membrane protein, with translation MKFFKHPVGVHRPWVSKSLNLCKFALAGMVLLNMQASAAEAPKANAKSNYNFNLNFAKLTGKVVDEKGEPLVGVSIRIKGTTTGTQTDANGNFTLDVQPNTVLTVSYIGYATKDVAVGGKSTITITLSANTNLNEVVVTALGIKKEQKKLGYSVSTVKGDLLDKAKETNVAYSLEGRVAGLSISGVSGGPGSSARILLRGVTSGSAGSPLFVINGVPMDNSSRGTSGEWGGADYGDGISNINPDDVETITVLKGQSASALYGARASNGVILITTKGGKKNSGFGVEVNSNTQFDKPINYEDFQTQYGQGEHGIRPANVASAISTGNLGWGEKLDGKPTIQFDGKMYPYSNKSNYLDFYRTGSTFTNTVSFDGGNETGAFRLSLSDLHANSIVPNSTLDRKTFNLNANQNVTDKLNIAVVANYLVENSKNRPSLSDGPGNPNNVLFLAANEDQAALKPGTTATGAEQQWNNDIYVTNPYFAANNFINNTGRKRLISSLTARYDFTKWIYLQARIGYDNINDSRFKVTPTGTAYSSNAAGGLDEQSTAQQYEINYDALLGVKHDIVKDLLSFDISAGANQRRNSYTYTSLSGGPFILPYFYSYSNLQTKNAASYNFYQSRVNSAYYTADFSIKNYLVLSTTGRYDTYSTLYPVVVKGNGGIFTPSVAGSFIFSEFTHPSWLDFGKLRVSYAKTSNEPSSTYITQQYYNINNPVNGVVTGGFSGDLPNYFLKPYTLTETEIGTEMKFFGGRASLDLAYFYRKTKDEILKGNLDVATGYNNRYIGTQSTQNKGIEIEIKGTPVQTPSFSWSPSINFTYVNNRILKTDDLNTTQGLGTYRPLNANLALVVGMPGPQVMATDYKRNSSGQIIFDANGLPESDGVRTPHGTTVPKYYGGFNNDFSYKHINLSFLVDYRFGNKVLSATNYYSMYRGLNKATLPGREGGVVGDGVTEDGQKNTKSVEAEVYYQALAQRVSALNVLDGSFIKLRQVTLGYTFTKGFLTGTPFSGVTISAVGRNLWTIMKHTNNIDPESGFANSLAYAGIEGTSLPSTRTYGINVNFKLKK